TTTTCCTTGCCGCGCTTCTCGCCGCCGGGGCGGCGACATTTCTTTTTGCGGTCCTCCGGAAGCGGCAGGAGGAGTCCCCGGCGACCCCGTACTCCCGTCCCGAGGGAGGAGAAAGGGAGGGCGATTTCGAGCTTTTCATAGGCTCCTGATAACGCACCGATATGAAGTTGATGAGGGGACGGCCCTGCGGTGCCCGCGCCGGCAGGGCCGTCGATGCACCGTCCGAGGGGTGGGCGAGACGGCGCATTTCTGTTTCCTTGGATCCCGGTCTTACGAAGTTCCTTCCCGCAGGTACCTGCCCAACCTTTCCCTCAGGAACAACCTCGTGCGATGAAGGCGGGACTTCACCGCGGGGATCGAAAGTTCCATGATCCGGGCCGTTTCCTCGTACGAGAATCCCTGTACATCGCACAGGACGAACACCGAGCGGTACTTTTCGGGGAGAGTGTCCATGTATTTCTCTATCATCATCCCCAGTTCCTTCTGCAGCATCCGCCGCTCGACTTCCCTGCTCCAGTCCCCCGCGGGATTGGCATGCATCCCATCCTTCGTGAAGACGGGAAGGAACTCCTCGATCGGGACGGTGCCGTTCCTCCGCTGCCTCCTGACCCGCATCAGGCAGGTGTTGACGCAGATCCTGTAAATCCAGGAATAAAGAGCGGATTGGCCCCGGAACAGATCGGCCTTCCGGACCACCGTCAGGAATACGTCCTGCGCGGCTTCCTCCGCGTCGGCGTCGTTTTTCAGTATCGACTTCGCGAGGCTGTAGACCTTGGCATGATACCGGCTGAACAATTCTTCGACCGCGGCGGGGGTTCCCCGGCGGATCTCTTCGAGAAGAACCGCTTCCTCACGGCGGGAATCGGTACCGGCGACCTTTGCGGATACGACATCCCTGCCTTCCGGCATTCGCGCATATTCCAGGGTGGCGGTCTTTACGCCTTTTCCCTTATCCGCAAGGGGAATTTCATTCAATGGAAATCGGAGCTCCCCGGCTCGAAATCCATCGCGATGGACAGCTTCTCCCCCCATCCTCGACCTCTCTTTCCCATGCGATTCATTACCGCAGTTCGCCCGGAAGGCGAATCGTCTTCAATCGGCGTTATCTTCGCGGGCAGCCGGGTCCTTGATCAGCGCCTCGAGGGAGGCTTCCAGTTTCTGGATCGTCAACGGTTTCGGGATGAAATCGCGGACTCCCATCCTTATGGCCTCTTCCCGCAACCCGTCGCTGGGGTACGCCGTAATCAGTATCGTTACGGTGTCCTGTTGATATGGGCGCACCTTCCGCAGAAGCGTAAGGCCGTCGAGGTCCGGCAGCCAGTAGTCGCAGATGATTATGTCGGCCCGGTCCTTCGTTAGCGCATCAACCGCGGCCGCGCCGTTTTCGAAACTTTCGAGAACGCACCCGTGGTAACGGAAATACATCCGCAGTCCGTTCTGGATCCAGGGGTCGTCTTCTATAAGGACGATTTTCATGTTTTTCAGCTTCTCGTATATGCTCATGCCCGGTTTGCGCCTGGGTTCGTTTCCGCTCTGTTCGTTGGAAGTGAATGACATGTCCCTGTATCCGCAAGGGGCATGCCATGGAGGTG
The genomic region above belongs to Deltaproteobacteria bacterium and contains:
- a CDS encoding response regulator → MSFTSNEQSGNEPRRKPGMSIYEKLKNMKIVLIEDDPWIQNGLRMYFRYHGCVLESFENGAAAVDALTKDRADIIICDYWLPDLDGLTLLRKVRPYQQDTVTILITAYPSDGLREEAIRMGVRDFIPKPLTIQKLEASLEALIKDPAAREDNAD
- a CDS encoding sigma-70 family RNA polymerase sigma factor, whose protein sequence is MNEIPLADKGKGVKTATLEYARMPEGRDVVSAKVAGTDSRREEAVLLEEIRRGTPAAVEELFSRYHAKVYSLAKSILKNDADAEEAAQDVFLTVVRKADLFRGQSALYSWIYRICVNTCLMRVRRQRRNGTVPIEEFLPVFTKDGMHANPAGDWSREVERRMLQKELGMMIEKYMDTLPEKYRSVFVLCDVQGFSYEETARIMELSIPAVKSRLHRTRLFLRERLGRYLREGTS